One genomic segment of Paraburkholderia aromaticivorans includes these proteins:
- a CDS encoding SGNH/GDSL hydrolase family protein, translated as MRGINDTVRSAIFAVAVCLLSACGGHEGGSSGGSAATPAGGVNLQVVSFGDSLSDVGTYAPIAGAVGGGRFTTNPGQVWTQNVAQYYGDTLNVAYTIDITHKLSAKGGLGYAEGGATVATPANQSDFLTSVIGNIEMPVNQQVSSYLAAHGSFNSNQLVLVWAGANDVLRAGAPPAAAQTVETAAATLAQVIGQIVQNGATHVVVVNVPNIGLSPHGLASSDGGANLTQLSQLFNSSLNAALQTNGLQGKVIQIDSYTWLNGIMANFQANGFAVSNTSVACDPKKTPDATALLCSPPTYASSNADQTYMFADDLHPTTRLHTLFAQYVEHQIAASGLGH; from the coding sequence ATGCGAGGAATCAATGACACGGTACGCTCTGCAATTTTTGCCGTGGCGGTGTGCCTGCTTTCGGCATGCGGTGGTCACGAAGGCGGTTCAAGTGGCGGCAGCGCGGCGACTCCGGCAGGCGGCGTCAATCTGCAAGTCGTCTCGTTCGGCGACAGCCTGTCGGACGTCGGAACCTATGCACCGATCGCCGGCGCGGTGGGTGGAGGGCGTTTCACGACCAATCCAGGACAGGTGTGGACTCAGAATGTCGCGCAATACTACGGCGACACGCTAAACGTTGCGTACACCATCGACATCACGCATAAACTCAGCGCCAAGGGCGGTCTCGGGTATGCGGAAGGGGGCGCCACGGTGGCGACGCCGGCAAACCAGTCCGATTTTCTGACCAGCGTGATCGGCAACATTGAAATGCCTGTCAATCAGCAGGTTTCGAGCTATCTGGCCGCTCATGGGAGCTTTAACTCGAATCAGCTGGTGCTCGTGTGGGCCGGCGCGAACGATGTGCTCCGCGCCGGAGCGCCGCCGGCGGCGGCTCAGACGGTCGAAACGGCGGCTGCCACCCTCGCTCAGGTGATCGGGCAGATCGTCCAGAACGGCGCCACTCATGTCGTGGTGGTCAATGTGCCGAACATCGGACTGTCGCCGCATGGTCTTGCCTCATCCGATGGCGGAGCGAACTTGACCCAGTTATCGCAACTGTTCAACAGCAGCCTGAACGCCGCATTGCAGACCAATGGCCTGCAGGGCAAGGTCATCCAGATCGATTCCTATACCTGGTTGAACGGAATCATGGCGAACTTTCAGGCCAATGGCTTCGCCGTATCGAACACCAGTGTCGCCTGCGACCCCAAGAAAACACCCGATGCCACGGCACTGCTGTGCTCGCCGCCAACCTACGCGAGCTCCAACGCGGACCAGACGTATATGTTTGCCGACGACCTTCATCCGACGACGCGCCTGCATACGCTTTTTGCGCAATACGTGGAGCACCAGATCGCCGCCAGCGGCCTCGGGCACTGA
- a CDS encoding LuxR C-terminal-related transcriptional regulator: protein MSESIERSVDVRVSPRLAIEPVTGTRLIPPRAARQLMPREALMARLLEARRQRCVVIQGPAGSAKTSTMLALRQAMLTLDFDVAWLSLAPEDDDLTAFFHGLLASLASVDPAIAREAELLVGRESDETAVEHWVITLVRGIARRKRELVLMLDDVHYLQNARILEAMRWLLDYAPPQLHVVLASRRALPVSLARLRSQGLATELDRQDLRFSPEESERFLREQLGDIAKRDAQVVHELTDGWAAGLQLFAIDLKTRKGAAFAPATVRDAETFARYFEREVLVRLAPEDLLLLTRAALCERFCARLCASLMQPLDAVGDVASRLSRLEGDNLFITQIGVGQDGETWYRLHPLLREVLQRRVAGLPAAQLRELHAAAWQWLSVQGYVDEAVHHAVLADNAQAAADLVEGCAHDLLARGELRQLAGLVRRLPAAQIAGRFDLRVITAYLQMYAGQTDALMQSIQQIASRSERPDPRQRYALALLRGGLALQRDDTDSVVALLPELQRVPADADDFTRAGRGNILSWMFIHRGEYEQARKVLEEGAPHGGAPRGILLGRCMSGMTHAAEGQVLLAERVFCEVLAEAEKQGPAYVGIACMAAALLGEALYELNDVDAALGLLDARIDVLERVSIPDTVLRALVVLAGAHWFAGRRLEARDYLERLEDYAKRHGVDRLLANALCLRSRWLLEEGSLDEAEAALLRCEALAARYAGAVRSTAWEISVCADLARIRMCLHLNDFDGAMSRLKPLSALSEAGGRWCRVAGLRVQMSIAEKGRHNERAAREHLVGALRLGHRLGLMRSLLDELGPYRRILDPLPLEQDFDPVLGFYAQRLIDAGEATAPAAPQTAAVHVPIQSLSERENEVLGLLALALPNKKIARVMDVSLDTVKWHLKNIYRKLEVSGRDGAVAKMRDASAR, encoded by the coding sequence ATGTCCGAATCCATTGAACGTTCAGTAGACGTACGCGTCTCCCCCAGACTCGCAATCGAACCCGTAACCGGCACGAGATTGATTCCGCCTCGGGCGGCACGCCAGCTGATGCCGCGCGAAGCCTTGATGGCGCGCCTGCTCGAAGCGCGGCGGCAGCGTTGCGTGGTGATTCAGGGGCCGGCCGGCAGCGCCAAAACCAGCACGATGCTGGCCCTCAGGCAAGCCATGTTGACGCTGGACTTCGACGTGGCCTGGCTTTCGCTCGCGCCGGAAGACGACGACCTCACCGCGTTCTTCCACGGCCTGCTCGCGAGCCTTGCCAGCGTGGATCCGGCGATCGCGCGCGAAGCGGAGTTACTGGTCGGCCGTGAAAGCGACGAGACCGCGGTCGAGCACTGGGTGATCACGCTCGTTCGCGGTATCGCTCGCCGCAAGCGCGAACTGGTCCTGATGCTCGACGACGTGCATTACCTGCAGAACGCCCGGATTCTCGAGGCCATGCGCTGGCTGCTCGACTACGCGCCACCACAGCTTCATGTCGTGCTGGCTTCACGGCGTGCGCTGCCCGTCTCGCTGGCGCGTCTGCGCTCGCAAGGTCTGGCGACGGAACTCGACCGGCAGGATCTGCGCTTTTCGCCCGAAGAGTCAGAGCGGTTCTTGCGCGAGCAACTCGGCGACATTGCAAAACGGGACGCGCAGGTCGTGCACGAACTGACCGACGGCTGGGCGGCGGGTCTGCAATTGTTCGCGATCGACCTGAAGACGCGCAAAGGCGCGGCGTTCGCGCCTGCAACGGTGCGTGATGCCGAGACCTTCGCGCGCTACTTCGAACGCGAGGTGCTGGTGCGCCTCGCACCCGAAGACCTTCTTCTGCTCACTCGCGCGGCGCTGTGCGAACGATTTTGCGCACGCCTGTGCGCCAGCTTGATGCAACCTTTAGACGCCGTGGGAGACGTCGCCTCCCGACTCAGCCGCCTGGAAGGCGACAATCTGTTCATCACCCAGATTGGTGTCGGCCAGGACGGTGAAACCTGGTACCGCCTGCATCCGCTGCTGCGCGAAGTCCTGCAGCGCCGGGTCGCCGGATTGCCGGCCGCGCAACTGCGCGAACTGCATGCCGCGGCCTGGCAGTGGCTCAGTGTGCAAGGCTATGTCGACGAAGCCGTGCATCACGCCGTGCTGGCAGACAACGCACAGGCCGCCGCGGACCTCGTGGAAGGTTGCGCGCACGACCTGCTCGCGCGCGGCGAACTGCGGCAGCTTGCGGGCCTGGTGCGCCGGTTGCCCGCGGCGCAGATTGCGGGGCGTTTCGATCTGCGTGTCATCACCGCCTATCTGCAAATGTATGCGGGGCAAACCGATGCCCTGATGCAGAGTATCCAGCAGATAGCGTCGCGCAGCGAGCGGCCGGACCCGCGTCAGCGCTACGCGCTCGCGCTGCTTCGCGGCGGCCTCGCGCTACAGCGCGACGACACGGATTCGGTCGTGGCGCTGTTGCCGGAACTGCAGCGCGTTCCCGCGGATGCCGACGATTTCACCCGTGCGGGTCGCGGCAATATCCTCTCGTGGATGTTCATCCATCGTGGCGAATACGAACAGGCGCGCAAGGTGCTGGAGGAGGGGGCGCCGCATGGCGGCGCGCCGCGCGGCATCCTGTTGGGTCGTTGCATGAGCGGTATGACGCACGCCGCCGAGGGACAGGTGCTACTCGCCGAGCGGGTGTTCTGCGAGGTGCTGGCGGAGGCGGAGAAACAAGGGCCGGCCTATGTCGGCATTGCGTGCATGGCCGCGGCGCTGCTTGGCGAGGCGCTTTACGAACTGAACGATGTCGACGCCGCGCTCGGACTGCTGGACGCGCGCATCGACGTGCTCGAACGCGTGTCGATTCCGGACACCGTACTGCGGGCGCTCGTGGTGCTCGCCGGCGCACACTGGTTCGCGGGCCGTCGGCTGGAGGCGCGCGACTATCTCGAACGACTCGAAGACTACGCGAAGCGTCATGGCGTGGATCGCCTGCTCGCCAACGCATTGTGTTTGCGCTCACGCTGGCTGCTGGAGGAAGGCAGTCTCGACGAAGCCGAGGCGGCCTTGCTGCGTTGCGAAGCGCTGGCGGCGCGTTATGCCGGCGCGGTGCGCAGCACGGCGTGGGAAATCAGCGTCTGCGCCGATCTCGCGCGCATTCGCATGTGCCTGCATCTGAACGACTTCGACGGCGCGATGAGCCGGCTGAAACCCCTCAGTGCGCTGTCGGAAGCCGGAGGGCGGTGGTGCCGCGTCGCCGGGTTGCGCGTGCAGATGTCGATTGCCGAGAAGGGGCGCCACAACGAGAGAGCGGCGCGTGAGCATCTCGTCGGGGCGTTGCGTCTGGGGCACCGGCTCGGGCTGATGCGCAGTCTGCTGGACGAACTCGGACCCTATCGGCGAATTCTCGACCCTCTGCCGTTGGAACAGGATTTCGATCCCGTGCTTGGCTTCTATGCTCAGCGATTGATCGACGCCGGCGAGGCAACCGCGCCCGCCGCGCCGCAAACGGCCGCGGTGCACGTGCCGATCCAGTCGCTCAGCGAACGGGAAAACGAGGTGCTCGGTCTGCTGGCGCTCGCGCTGCCGAACAAGAAGATTGCGCGGGTCATGGACGTTTCGCTCGATACGGTGAAGTGGCACCTCAAGAACATCTACAGGAAGCTGGAAGTGTCCGGGCGTGACGGCGCCGTCGCAAAGATGCGCGACGCGAGCGCGCGCTAG
- a CDS encoding acyl-CoA dehydrogenase family protein, with amino-acid sequence MEVKRNVYREDHEMLRETARRFFERECLPRQAQWDEAGCVDRETWLKAGREGLLCVTVPEEYGGGGGDFGHSAIVAEELHRAGVSGFSYSVHSDITAPYIVRLGTEEQKRNWLPPICRGEKILAIAMTEPGTGSDLKSIRTTAVRDGDDYVINGSKTFISNGLNCDMVVVVCKTDPSAGAKGVSLIMVETDRAGFRRGRKLEKVGQAAADTAELFFDNVRVPAGNLIGNENGGFIHLMEELPQERLIIAVYCAAKLERQLELTLQYVKDRRAFNQTVWDFQNTKFKLADVKAQAVAVRTLVDYYIREHMERKLTLQEAAIAKLFATEAMWKCIDEMVQLHGGYGYMLEYPIARAFADMRVTRIFGGTSEVLRDLISRKL; translated from the coding sequence GTGGAAGTCAAACGTAATGTCTATCGCGAGGATCACGAGATGCTGCGTGAAACCGCGCGGCGTTTCTTCGAACGGGAATGCCTGCCGCGGCAGGCGCAGTGGGACGAAGCCGGCTGCGTCGATCGCGAGACCTGGCTGAAGGCCGGTCGGGAAGGTCTGCTGTGTGTGACCGTTCCGGAAGAGTACGGCGGCGGCGGCGGCGATTTCGGCCATTCGGCCATCGTCGCCGAAGAGCTGCACCGTGCGGGCGTATCGGGCTTCAGCTATTCCGTGCACTCCGACATCACCGCGCCCTACATCGTTCGCCTTGGCACGGAGGAGCAGAAGCGCAACTGGTTGCCGCCCATTTGCCGCGGCGAAAAGATCCTTGCGATTGCGATGACCGAACCCGGCACGGGCTCCGATCTGAAGTCGATCCGTACTACCGCGGTGCGCGACGGCGACGACTACGTCATCAACGGCAGCAAGACATTCATCTCCAACGGCCTGAACTGCGACATGGTGGTGGTGGTTTGCAAGACCGACCCGTCGGCGGGCGCGAAGGGCGTGAGCCTCATCATGGTTGAAACCGACCGCGCGGGTTTCCGCCGCGGCCGCAAGCTCGAAAAAGTGGGGCAGGCGGCGGCGGATACCGCCGAACTCTTCTTCGACAACGTGCGCGTACCGGCAGGCAACCTGATCGGCAACGAGAACGGCGGCTTCATCCATTTGATGGAAGAACTGCCGCAGGAGCGCCTGATCATCGCGGTGTATTGCGCCGCGAAGCTGGAGCGGCAACTCGAACTGACGTTGCAATACGTGAAGGACCGCCGCGCTTTCAATCAGACCGTGTGGGACTTCCAGAACACCAAATTCAAGCTGGCCGATGTGAAGGCGCAAGCCGTGGCGGTCCGCACGCTGGTCGACTACTACATACGCGAGCATATGGAGCGCAAGCTCACGCTGCAGGAAGCGGCCATCGCCAAGCTGTTCGCGACCGAAGCGATGTGGAAGTGCATCGACGAAATGGTGCAGTTGCATGGCGGTTACGGCTACATGCTGGAGTATCCGATTGCTCGCGCTTTTGCCGACATGCGCGTCACGCGCATTTTCGGTGGGACCAGCGAAGTCCTGCGGGATCTGATCTCGCGCAAGCTTTAA
- a CDS encoding lipid-transfer protein, which translates to MSEKVLVAGVGMIQFAKPGASQSYTEMGAEATRRALADAGIAYDLVQQAFAGYVYGDSTCGQTAIYEVGMTGIPIVNVNNNCSTGSTALYLARQAIATGDADCVLALGFEQMQAGALKSHWDDRPVTRARFVPIMHGLTADLAHLPQALRTFGGAGREHMQRYGTRMETFAAVRAKASRHAANNPLALFRKQVTTEDVMNDTVLMPGVMTRLMACPPTCGGAAAILVSEKFAKKHGLRTDVQIVAQSLTTDPPASFDPPSMLNYVGTHMTRSAANKVYEKAGIGPEDIDVCELHDCFAHNEVICYESLGFCPEGGAEKFVSDGDNTYGGKVVVNPSGGLLSKGHPLGATGLAQCYELTHQLRGTADQRQVQGARLALQHNLGLGGACVVTLYGKH; encoded by the coding sequence ATGAGCGAAAAAGTACTGGTGGCGGGCGTCGGCATGATCCAGTTCGCCAAGCCCGGCGCGAGCCAGAGCTACACCGAAATGGGCGCCGAAGCGACCCGCCGCGCGCTGGCCGATGCGGGCATTGCGTACGACCTCGTACAGCAGGCGTTCGCCGGCTACGTCTACGGGGACTCTACGTGCGGACAGACCGCGATCTACGAAGTGGGCATGACGGGCATTCCGATCGTCAACGTCAATAACAACTGTTCGACGGGTTCGACCGCGCTCTATCTCGCACGCCAGGCGATTGCCACCGGCGACGCCGACTGCGTGCTCGCGCTCGGCTTCGAGCAGATGCAGGCCGGTGCGTTGAAATCGCACTGGGACGACCGGCCGGTGACGCGCGCGCGCTTCGTGCCGATCATGCACGGCCTGACCGCCGACCTCGCGCATCTGCCGCAGGCGTTACGCACGTTCGGCGGCGCGGGACGCGAGCATATGCAGCGTTACGGCACGCGCATGGAAACCTTCGCCGCGGTGCGCGCCAAGGCGAGCCGCCACGCGGCGAACAACCCGCTCGCGCTGTTTCGCAAACAGGTCACGACCGAAGACGTGATGAACGACACGGTGCTGATGCCCGGTGTGATGACGCGTCTGATGGCCTGTCCGCCCACTTGTGGCGGCGCGGCGGCAATCCTGGTCTCCGAGAAGTTCGCGAAGAAGCATGGCTTGCGCACGGATGTGCAGATCGTTGCGCAGTCGCTCACCACTGATCCGCCTGCGTCCTTCGATCCGCCGTCGATGTTGAACTACGTCGGCACGCACATGACGCGTTCGGCCGCGAACAAGGTCTACGAGAAAGCCGGTATCGGGCCGGAAGACATCGACGTGTGCGAACTGCACGACTGTTTCGCGCACAACGAAGTCATCTGCTACGAATCGCTCGGCTTCTGTCCGGAGGGCGGCGCGGAGAAGTTCGTCAGCGACGGCGACAACACGTACGGTGGCAAGGTGGTGGTCAATCCGTCTGGCGGCCTGCTTTCCAAGGGGCATCCGTTGGGCGCGACCGGCCTTGCGCAGTGCTACGAGTTGACCCACCAGCTGCGCGGCACCGCCGACCAGCGTCAGGTGCAAGGCGCAAGACTCGCGCTTCAGCACAATCTCGGCCTTGGCGGCGCGTGCGTGGTGACGTTGTACGGCAAGCACTGA
- a CDS encoding SDR family oxidoreductase has protein sequence MQQLCKNRVVVITGAGRGLGREYALEFARQGAKVVVNDLGGKGDGSGAASGPALEVVAEIEALGGEAVANFDDVADWNGARNMIDTAISVFGGLDVLVNNAGILRDRTLANMSEEDWDSVIRVHMRGTFAPSRHAAAYWRDEAKAGRERVARLINTSSSSGLYCNAGQANYGAAKAGIAAMSVIAARELERYGVTVNAIYPTAMSRLTEDIFAKRRDEFTAGAAPGFDPLDAGNVAPLVAWLGSGASSGITGRVFGVRGGRITVAEGWHAGPRIEKDGRWDAAELGALIPGLVEQAAPNALTSGEIPATVA, from the coding sequence ATGCAGCAGCTCTGCAAGAATCGCGTTGTAGTCATCACCGGCGCCGGGCGAGGCCTGGGGCGCGAATATGCTCTGGAGTTCGCCCGCCAGGGCGCGAAAGTCGTCGTCAACGATCTCGGCGGCAAGGGGGACGGGTCGGGCGCGGCGAGCGGCCCCGCGCTCGAGGTGGTTGCCGAAATCGAAGCGCTCGGCGGCGAAGCCGTTGCGAACTTCGATGACGTGGCCGACTGGAACGGCGCCAGGAACATGATCGACACGGCCATTTCCGTCTTCGGCGGGCTCGACGTGCTGGTCAACAACGCCGGTATTCTGCGCGATCGCACGCTCGCCAACATGAGCGAGGAAGACTGGGATTCGGTGATTCGCGTGCACATGCGCGGCACCTTCGCGCCGTCGCGCCACGCTGCCGCGTACTGGCGCGACGAGGCCAAGGCGGGTCGCGAGCGCGTGGCGCGGCTCATCAACACCAGTTCGTCGTCGGGGCTGTATTGCAATGCGGGCCAGGCCAACTACGGCGCGGCAAAGGCGGGCATCGCGGCAATGAGCGTGATTGCGGCGCGTGAGCTGGAGCGCTATGGTGTGACCGTGAATGCGATCTATCCGACCGCGATGAGCCGCCTCACCGAAGACATCTTCGCAAAGCGTCGCGACGAATTCACCGCGGGCGCCGCACCGGGCTTCGATCCGCTGGACGCCGGCAACGTCGCGCCACTGGTGGCATGGCTTGGCAGCGGTGCGTCGAGCGGCATCACCGGGCGTGTGTTCGGCGTGCGCGGCGGTCGTATCACGGTGGCCGAAGGCTGGCATGCCGGTCCGCGCATCGAAAAGGACGGGCGCTGGGATGCGGCCGAACTCGGCGCGTTGATACCGGGGCTGGTGGAACAGGCCGCGCCGAATGCGTTGACCTCGGGCGAGATTCCGGCGACGGTGGCGTAA
- a CDS encoding acyl-CoA synthetase, protein MSGTPKYLGDHAGLTPDKAAAINSTSGEVLTYRELDERSNRFAQCLYAAGLRRGDPIAMVLENNMRCFELAWAALRSGLTITPVNRFLTAAEAAGIIEDSQARVVVSSYAMRELAAELTGLMPTCRLRLMVDGTIAGWDSYEALTGRYPATRLADEWLGAMMIYSSGTTGRPKGIIRAQPAGRVTEGSGSARRPQFERYGFDAQTVYLSPAPLYHTAPLGYGIETQFGGGTVVFMEKFDPLEALQAIERYRVTHSQWVPTMLIRLLKLSPAVRSAFDLSSHRVAIHAAAPCPQEIKRQMIDWWGPIIEEYYSSTEGNGVTALNTGEWLAHPGSVGRALLGVIHVCDDDGNELPAGETGTVYFERDQLPFHYHNDPAKTRAAQHPRHPAWTAVGDIGHVDEDGYLYLTDRKAFMIISGGVNIYPQAIEDALAVHPDVQDAAVIGVPDAEMGEQVKAIIEPAPGVAPSDALAERLLAYLRTRVARYMVPRSIEFIDAMPRLPTGKLYKQALRERYGARAERAGS, encoded by the coding sequence ATGAGCGGAACCCCGAAGTACCTCGGCGACCATGCCGGTTTGACGCCGGATAAGGCTGCCGCGATCAATAGCACGAGCGGCGAGGTCCTGACCTATCGCGAACTCGACGAGCGGTCCAATCGCTTCGCGCAATGTCTGTACGCGGCCGGGCTGCGGCGTGGCGACCCTATCGCCATGGTGCTCGAGAACAACATGCGCTGCTTCGAGCTCGCATGGGCCGCGCTGCGCTCCGGTCTGACGATCACGCCGGTCAACCGCTTCCTGACCGCGGCGGAAGCAGCCGGCATTATCGAGGACAGCCAGGCGAGGGTGGTGGTCAGCTCGTATGCCATGCGCGAACTCGCGGCCGAACTGACCGGCCTGATGCCGACGTGCCGTCTGCGGTTGATGGTCGACGGCACCATTGCCGGATGGGACAGCTACGAAGCCCTCACCGGCCGGTATCCCGCAACGCGCCTTGCCGACGAATGGCTGGGCGCCATGATGATTTATAGCTCGGGCACGACCGGCCGTCCCAAAGGCATCATTCGCGCGCAACCCGCCGGCCGGGTGACCGAAGGTTCCGGCTCCGCACGCCGTCCGCAATTCGAGCGCTATGGCTTCGACGCGCAAACGGTGTATCTGTCGCCGGCGCCGCTCTATCACACTGCACCGCTCGGCTACGGAATCGAAACGCAGTTCGGCGGCGGCACCGTGGTCTTCATGGAGAAGTTCGATCCACTCGAAGCGCTGCAAGCAATCGAGCGCTATCGCGTCACGCACAGCCAGTGGGTGCCGACCATGCTGATCCGCCTGCTCAAGCTCAGCCCGGCCGTGCGCAGCGCATTCGACCTGTCGAGCCATCGCGTGGCGATTCATGCGGCCGCACCGTGTCCGCAGGAGATCAAGCGGCAGATGATCGACTGGTGGGGGCCGATCATCGAGGAGTATTACTCGTCGACTGAAGGCAATGGCGTGACCGCGCTCAATACCGGGGAGTGGCTCGCGCATCCCGGTTCGGTCGGCCGCGCGCTGCTCGGCGTCATTCATGTCTGCGACGACGACGGCAACGAGTTGCCGGCCGGCGAAACCGGAACCGTCTATTTCGAGCGGGACCAGTTGCCGTTCCATTACCACAACGACCCGGCCAAGACCCGTGCCGCGCAACATCCCCGCCATCCGGCCTGGACAGCGGTCGGCGACATCGGTCATGTGGATGAGGACGGCTATCTGTATCTGACCGATCGCAAGGCGTTCATGATCATTTCGGGTGGCGTCAACATCTATCCGCAAGCAATCGAAGACGCGCTGGCCGTGCATCCCGATGTGCAGGATGCGGCGGTGATCGGCGTGCCGGATGCCGAGATGGGCGAGCAGGTCAAAGCGATTATCGAACCGGCGCCCGGCGTGGCGCCGTCGGACGCGCTTGCGGAACGGCTATTGGCTTACCTGCGCACGCGCGTGGCGCGCTATATGGTGCCGCGCTCGATCGAGTTCATCGACGCGATGCCGCGGCTGCCTACCGGCAAGCTGTACAAGCAGGCACTGCGTGAGCGCTATGGCGCGCGAGCGGAGCGCGCGGGGTCTTAG
- a CDS encoding acyl-CoA dehydrogenase family protein — MNNLLDAFHLTALPAAAEAFRAEVKHFLGEHLPPAPVDIRARSWMGFDADFSRRLAARGWIGLTLPASYGGAGMDAFRRFVLVEELLAAGAPVAAHWIADRQSGPLILRYGTEAQKDFYLPRICAASAFFCIGMSEPDSGSDLASVRTRAVRRDGGWRLTGRKIWTTNAQHCQYMIALVRSSGVAEDRQKGLSQFIVDLSLPGVDVRPIVDLTGDAHFSEVTFDDVFLADDALIGDEGAGWHQVTAELAFERSGPERLYSSVVLLDCWRAQLRRDGANDAELALLGSFATQLATLRCLSIAVTARLAHGESPVVEAALVKDIGTEFEQAIPAQLEAAISANPAQTLDPELYRTVAYLSQISPTFSLRGGTREVLRGMIARGLGLR; from the coding sequence GTGAACAACCTGTTGGATGCTTTTCACCTGACGGCGCTGCCCGCCGCGGCTGAAGCCTTCCGCGCGGAAGTGAAGCACTTTCTCGGCGAACACTTGCCGCCGGCGCCGGTCGACATTCGAGCGCGTTCCTGGATGGGCTTCGACGCGGACTTCAGCCGACGCCTTGCGGCGCGCGGCTGGATCGGCCTGACCCTGCCGGCCAGTTACGGCGGCGCGGGCATGGACGCGTTCCGCCGCTTCGTGCTGGTCGAGGAGCTGTTGGCCGCGGGTGCGCCGGTCGCCGCGCACTGGATCGCCGACCGTCAAAGCGGTCCGCTGATTCTGCGCTACGGCACCGAGGCGCAGAAGGACTTCTACCTGCCGCGCATCTGCGCCGCGAGCGCGTTCTTCTGTATCGGCATGAGCGAGCCCGACTCGGGCTCCGATCTCGCAAGCGTGCGTACACGCGCAGTGCGCCGCGATGGCGGCTGGCGCCTGACCGGGCGCAAGATCTGGACGACCAACGCGCAGCATTGCCAGTACATGATCGCGCTCGTGCGCTCGTCGGGCGTGGCGGAAGATCGGCAGAAGGGCCTGTCGCAGTTCATCGTCGATCTGTCCTTGCCCGGCGTCGACGTGCGGCCGATCGTGGACCTCACCGGCGACGCTCACTTCTCCGAGGTGACTTTCGACGACGTCTTTCTCGCCGACGATGCGTTGATCGGCGACGAGGGCGCCGGCTGGCATCAGGTGACGGCCGAACTGGCGTTCGAACGCAGCGGCCCCGAACGGCTCTATTCGAGCGTCGTACTGCTCGACTGCTGGCGCGCGCAATTGCGCCGCGACGGCGCCAACGACGCCGAGCTCGCGTTGCTCGGCAGCTTTGCGACGCAGCTCGCCACGCTGCGCTGCCTGTCGATCGCGGTCACCGCGCGACTCGCGCACGGTGAAAGCCCGGTGGTCGAGGCGGCGCTCGTCAAGGACATCGGCACCGAGTTCGAACAGGCGATTCCCGCGCAACTGGAGGCCGCGATCAGCGCGAACCCCGCGCAGACCCTCGACCCCGAGCTGTATCGCACGGTGGCCTACCTCAGCCAGATTTCACCGACCTTCTCGCTGCGCGGCGGTACGCGCGAAGTGCTGCGCGGCATGATCGCGCGCGGTCTTGGCTTGCGCTAA
- a CDS encoding acyl-CoA dehydrogenase — protein sequence MFTEAIEAILRDRATPEAIRAIENGGTPASIWNAVEEAGFLELLTPESAGGAGLSLPAIAPVFTAFGRYAIPVPLAQSIAARALLRDAGVAAPAGMTTLAGACRRRENGAVEAPQVPFGMTCDHVLANVDGDLLLLDAARAERKPCGVHGSFSGTLGWGLDAVPAPLGVNGEEVQRFSAAIHAAAIAGAMDRVFAMTLQYCNDRSQFGNSIGKFQAVQHQLSVMAEHVASAGMAAELAFAGSGAVPERLATAFAKARTSMAVPLVASTAHALHGAIGVTAEYDLQLYTRRLHEWRMADGSEAFWNHVVGNAVLAQEHGTIADFARTAPYAVAA from the coding sequence ATGTTCACCGAAGCCATCGAAGCTATTCTGCGCGACCGCGCCACACCCGAAGCGATCCGCGCGATCGAGAACGGCGGCACCCCCGCGTCTATCTGGAACGCAGTGGAGGAGGCCGGATTTCTGGAGTTGCTGACGCCGGAAAGCGCCGGCGGCGCCGGACTGTCGCTGCCGGCGATCGCGCCGGTTTTCACGGCCTTCGGACGCTATGCGATACCCGTGCCGCTTGCGCAGAGTATCGCGGCGCGCGCGCTCCTGCGCGACGCCGGCGTCGCGGCGCCTGCCGGCATGACGACGCTCGCCGGCGCCTGCCGCCGTCGCGAGAACGGTGCGGTGGAGGCACCTCAGGTGCCGTTCGGCATGACCTGTGATCATGTGCTGGCCAATGTCGACGGTGATCTGCTGCTGCTCGACGCAGCGCGAGCCGAACGCAAGCCATGCGGCGTGCACGGCAGTTTTAGCGGCACGCTCGGCTGGGGGCTCGATGCTGTCCCCGCACCGCTTGGCGTGAACGGAGAAGAAGTGCAGCGGTTCAGCGCGGCGATCCATGCGGCCGCTATCGCCGGCGCGATGGATCGCGTGTTCGCCATGACGCTGCAGTACTGCAACGATCGCTCGCAATTCGGCAATTCGATTGGCAAGTTCCAGGCCGTGCAGCATCAGTTGAGCGTGATGGCCGAGCACGTGGCGTCTGCCGGGATGGCGGCGGAACTGGCGTTCGCCGGTTCGGGCGCCGTCCCCGAACGGCTCGCGACGGCGTTCGCGAAGGCGCGCACGAGCATGGCGGTGCCGCTGGTGGCATCGACGGCGCATGCGTTGCACGGCGCGATCGGCGTCACCGCCGAATACGACCTCCAGCTCTATACGCGCAGACTGCACGAATGGCGCATGGCGGACGGCTCGGAGGCATTCTGGAATCACGTGGTGGGGAACGCGGTCCTCGCGCAGGAGCACGGCACGATCGCGGACTTCGCGCGAACCGCGCCCTACGCCGTGGCCGCTTGA